The Hymenobacter sp. 5317J-9 genome has a window encoding:
- the mtaB gene encoding tRNA (N(6)-L-threonylcarbamoyladenosine(37)-C(2))-methylthiotransferase MtaB: protein MPTPQSVAFYTLGCKLNFSETSAIGRQFEEKGFQKIAFEAGADLYVINTCSVTDHADRKCRKVVQQALKHNPEAFVAIVGCYAQLKPQEIATIPGVSAVLGAAEKFQLVDILADFQKPAAGQPGAVHASPISEATEFVAAHSFGDRTRTFLKVQDGCDYSCSFCTIPLARGGSRSGSVASVVERVEKLAETGVKEIVLTGVNLGDFGLQGPERERREDFTQLVQALDGVSGIRRFRISSCEPNLLTDDILTTVAASERFMPHFHIPLQSGSDKILGLMRRRYRRALYAGRVARIKELMPHACIGVDVIVGFPGETDADFLDTYNFLNELPISYLHVFPYSERPDTLAPSLPGRVQDRVRHERTTQLRSLSEKKKRFFYEQHLGLETDVLFEDDVTDGRMEGFTPNYIRVAAKYDPLLVGEMKKLRLTEMNALGLMEAEEVGILV, encoded by the coding sequence ATGCCTACCCCCCAATCCGTTGCCTTTTATACCCTCGGCTGCAAGCTGAACTTCTCCGAAACGTCGGCCATCGGCCGGCAGTTTGAAGAGAAGGGATTTCAGAAAATTGCTTTCGAAGCCGGGGCCGACCTATACGTTATCAACACCTGCTCCGTCACGGACCACGCCGACCGCAAGTGCCGGAAGGTGGTGCAGCAGGCCCTCAAGCACAATCCGGAGGCCTTCGTGGCCATCGTGGGCTGCTACGCCCAGCTCAAGCCCCAGGAGATTGCAACTATTCCCGGCGTGAGCGCCGTGCTGGGCGCGGCCGAAAAGTTTCAGCTGGTCGACATTCTGGCCGATTTCCAGAAGCCCGCCGCTGGCCAGCCGGGCGCGGTACACGCCTCTCCTATCTCGGAGGCCACCGAGTTTGTGGCCGCGCACTCGTTTGGCGACCGCACCCGGACCTTCCTCAAGGTGCAGGACGGCTGCGACTACTCTTGCTCGTTTTGCACCATTCCGCTGGCGCGGGGCGGCAGCCGCTCGGGCAGCGTGGCCAGCGTGGTGGAGCGCGTGGAGAAGCTGGCCGAAACCGGCGTGAAGGAAATCGTGCTCACCGGCGTCAACCTCGGCGACTTCGGCCTGCAAGGTCCCGAGCGCGAGCGCCGCGAAGACTTTACCCAGCTGGTGCAGGCGCTTGATGGCGTGTCGGGCATCCGCCGCTTCCGCATCAGCAGCTGCGAGCCCAATCTGCTCACCGACGACATTCTGACGACGGTGGCGGCCTCGGAGCGGTTCATGCCGCACTTTCACATTCCGCTGCAAAGCGGCTCAGACAAGATTCTGGGCCTGATGCGCCGCCGCTACCGCCGCGCCCTCTACGCCGGCCGCGTGGCCCGCATCAAGGAGCTGATGCCGCACGCCTGTATCGGCGTCGACGTAATTGTGGGCTTCCCGGGTGAAACCGACGCCGACTTTCTGGATACTTATAATTTCCTAAACGAGCTGCCCATTAGCTACCTGCACGTGTTCCCCTATTCGGAGCGGCCCGATACGCTGGCGCCTTCCCTGCCCGGCCGCGTGCAGGACCGGGTGCGCCACGAGCGCACCACCCAGTTGCGCAGCCTGTCGGAAAAGAAAAAGCGCTTCTTCTACGAGCAGCACCTGGGCCTCGAAACCGACGTGCTGTTTGAAGACGACGTGACCGACGGCCGCATGGAAGGCTTCACGCCCAACTACATCCGCGTAGCAGCCAAGTACGACCCGCTGCTGGTGGGTGAGATGAAGAAGCTGCGCCTGACCGAAATGAATGCCCTGGGGCTGATGGAAGCCGAAGAAGTGGGTATTCTCGTCTGA
- a CDS encoding LTA synthase family protein, with protein MKNRFSFQPRYFLFWLLFFGVGRAFFLGYEHALTAQLPMSTLLATFGYGLRLDASAAAYVSMLPFLLFVGASLLPRLPIGRMVGIYSAVIGALLAFLMVADLELYRAWGFRLDDTPLQYLNSPGEMAASAGSAPVLLLLALLAALLVGGRWLYKKVVGPVAPLPAWFGRGRAVLASLLYAALLVVPLRGGTQQIPVNQSDVYFSRIPFANHAALNAPWNLMSALVLRAEEKPLAPFMPDSTARRLVAGLYPAAVGRPVPADSTASILQEPRPNVLFIILESFTGKLVGSVGGEKGVTPTLDSLARTGVLFNNIYAAGDRSQKGLVSLLSGYPNQPTTSIIKFPRKTENLPHLCRTLMAAGYHSGYYYGGELAFANMKSYLQTAGYEHLTERADFAASQQNSKWGAHDGVLFDRMLQDLRTQPQPFFVTAFTLSSHEPFDVPMKTKFPGTSETDLFRNSVYYTDYTLGQFLRAARQQPWYAHTLLVLVADHGHPLPGHSPNQSPYKFHIPLLLAGGALRPESRGQVITTIGSQTDVAATLLQQLGLPAAPYVWSRNLLASHPTPFAFYTFNNGFGAVSPVGAVTFDNVSRHTWERDVNVTDAQVQLGQAMEQVSLEDFARR; from the coding sequence GTGAAAAACCGCTTTTCGTTTCAGCCACGCTACTTTCTATTCTGGCTGCTGTTTTTTGGGGTAGGCCGGGCTTTTTTTCTGGGATATGAGCATGCGCTGACGGCTCAGCTGCCCATGAGCACGCTGCTAGCCACGTTTGGCTACGGCCTGCGGCTCGATGCCTCGGCGGCGGCATATGTTTCGATGCTGCCGTTTTTGCTGTTTGTGGGGGCCAGTCTGCTGCCGCGCCTGCCCATCGGGCGCATGGTAGGTATCTACTCAGCGGTGATTGGTGCCTTGCTCGCTTTTTTGATGGTGGCCGACCTGGAGCTGTACCGCGCCTGGGGGTTCCGCCTCGACGACACCCCCCTGCAATACCTGAACTCGCCCGGCGAAATGGCGGCCTCGGCGGGCAGCGCGCCGGTGCTGCTGCTGCTGGCGCTGCTGGCGGCGCTGCTTGTGGGCGGCCGGTGGCTATATAAAAAAGTAGTGGGGCCGGTGGCGCCGCTGCCCGCGTGGTTCGGGCGCGGCCGGGCTGTGCTGGCCAGCCTGCTCTACGCCGCGCTGCTAGTGGTGCCCCTGCGCGGCGGCACCCAGCAGATTCCCGTCAACCAAAGCGACGTGTATTTCTCGCGCATTCCCTTTGCCAACCACGCCGCCCTGAATGCACCTTGGAACCTGATGAGCGCGCTGGTGCTGCGCGCCGAAGAAAAACCACTGGCCCCGTTTATGCCCGATAGCACGGCGCGGCGGCTGGTGGCGGGGCTGTACCCCGCCGCAGTGGGCCGGCCAGTGCCCGCCGATTCGACGGCGTCCATCCTGCAGGAGCCGCGGCCCAATGTGTTGTTCATCATCCTCGAAAGCTTTACCGGCAAGCTGGTGGGCAGCGTGGGCGGCGAAAAGGGCGTGACGCCCACCCTCGACAGCTTGGCCCGCACGGGCGTGTTGTTTAATAATATCTACGCGGCCGGCGACCGCAGCCAGAAGGGCTTGGTGTCGCTGCTCTCGGGCTACCCCAACCAGCCCACCACCAGCATCATCAAGTTTCCGCGCAAAACCGAAAACCTCCCCCACCTCTGCCGCACGCTGATGGCGGCTGGCTACCACTCCGGCTATTATTACGGCGGCGAGCTGGCGTTTGCCAACATGAAAAGCTACCTACAGACGGCCGGCTACGAACACCTCACCGAGCGGGCCGACTTTGCCGCCTCGCAGCAGAACTCGAAGTGGGGCGCCCACGACGGCGTGCTGTTCGACCGCATGTTGCAGGACTTGCGGACGCAGCCGCAGCCGTTTTTCGTCACGGCCTTCACGCTGAGCAGCCACGAGCCCTTCGACGTGCCCATGAAAACGAAGTTTCCGGGCACGTCCGAAACGGACCTGTTTCGCAACTCGGTGTACTACACCGATTACACCCTTGGACAATTTCTGCGCGCGGCCCGGCAGCAGCCCTGGTATGCCCACACCCTGCTGGTGCTCGTAGCCGACCACGGCCACCCGCTGCCTGGCCACTCCCCCAACCAGAGCCCCTATAAGTTTCACATTCCGCTGCTGCTGGCAGGGGGCGCCCTACGGCCCGAAAGCCGCGGGCAAGTCATCACCACCATCGGCTCGCAGACCGACGTGGCGGCCACGCTGCTGCAGCAGCTGGGGCTGCCGGCCGCTCCCTATGTATGGAGCCGCAACCTGCTGGCGAGCCACCCCACCCCGTTTGCCTTCTACACGTTCAACAACGGCTTTGGTGCGGTTTCGCCAGTCGGAGCGGTCACGTTCGACAACGTGAGCCGACACACCTGGGAGCGCGACGTGAACGTGACGGATGCGCAGGTGCAGCTGGGCCAGGCCATGGAGCAAGTGTCGCTCGAAGACTTTGCGCGCCGCTAA
- a CDS encoding glutamine synthetase III: MATLRFKALELVNQRRPITVVPAAARRSDSYGQNVFNLEAMRATMPGDYFKKLQAAIKQGATVERNVADAVASAMKTWAMAKGATHYTHWFQPLTGATAEKHDSFFDLNSDGRPIENFKGSALVQQEPDASSFPNGGIRNTFEARGYTAWDPTSPAFIIETVGAKTLCIPTIFVAYTGEALDFKAPLLKSLAVLEKAAVEVCQYFDKDVSRVNTTLGIEQEYFLVDKALYDARPDLVMTGRTLFGHTPAKGQQLDDHYFGSIPARVHGFMLEFEEEANLLGIPLRTRHNEVAPNQFECAPTFEDANLAVDHNQLLMDVMDRVAERHNFKVLLHEKPFAGVNGSGKHNNWAMSTDTGVNLLAPGRRPKENLQFLAFFITTIKAVHRHADLLRASIASASNDHRLGANEAPPAIMSVFVGSMLDSVLDELERTAKLPLDKGDNIYLKLGIDKIPAILLDNTDRNRTSPFAFTGNKFELRAVGSSANCSSAMTVLNTIVADQLIDFKESVDALIDQGKKKEVAIVEVLREYVISSKNIRFEGNGYSDEWKEEAARRGLNNIATTPQALDAFIREDAEELFARHGIFSQVELHARHEILLEEYMKKIQIESRVLGDLAINHIIPTALQYQTKLINNVRGLRELGLDDEHSQVTVEMIKAISRHVATIKTTADAMTEARKQANKIGDARELAVAYCEEVKPKFDPIRRAVDKLEQMVADEDWPLVKYRELLFSR; this comes from the coding sequence ATGGCCACCCTTCGCTTCAAAGCCCTCGAACTCGTTAACCAGCGCCGCCCCATCACGGTGGTGCCCGCCGCCGCCCGTCGTTCCGACAGCTACGGCCAGAACGTGTTCAACCTGGAGGCCATGCGCGCTACCATGCCGGGCGACTACTTCAAGAAGCTGCAGGCCGCCATCAAGCAGGGCGCTACCGTGGAGCGCAACGTAGCTGATGCTGTGGCTTCGGCCATGAAAACATGGGCCATGGCCAAGGGCGCCACGCACTACACCCACTGGTTTCAGCCCCTAACCGGCGCCACCGCCGAAAAGCACGACTCCTTCTTCGACCTGAATTCTGACGGTCGTCCGATTGAAAACTTCAAGGGCTCGGCCCTTGTGCAGCAGGAGCCCGATGCTTCGTCGTTCCCCAACGGCGGCATCCGCAACACCTTCGAGGCCCGCGGCTACACCGCCTGGGACCCCACCTCGCCCGCTTTTATCATCGAGACGGTAGGCGCCAAGACGCTGTGTATCCCCACCATTTTTGTGGCTTACACCGGCGAAGCGCTTGACTTCAAAGCCCCGCTGTTGAAGTCGCTGGCCGTGCTGGAGAAGGCCGCCGTAGAAGTTTGCCAGTACTTCGACAAAGACGTAAGCCGCGTAAACACTACGTTGGGCATCGAGCAGGAGTACTTCTTGGTCGACAAGGCCCTGTACGATGCCCGCCCCGACCTCGTGATGACCGGCCGCACCTTGTTCGGCCACACCCCGGCCAAAGGCCAACAGCTCGACGACCATTACTTCGGCTCGATTCCGGCCCGCGTGCACGGTTTCATGCTGGAGTTTGAAGAGGAAGCCAACCTGCTCGGCATTCCGCTGCGCACCCGTCACAACGAGGTGGCGCCCAACCAGTTTGAATGCGCCCCTACCTTTGAGGACGCCAACCTGGCCGTGGACCACAACCAGCTGCTGATGGACGTGATGGACCGCGTGGCCGAGCGCCACAACTTCAAAGTGCTGCTGCACGAGAAGCCTTTTGCCGGCGTGAACGGCAGCGGCAAGCACAACAACTGGGCAATGAGCACCGACACCGGCGTGAACCTGCTCGCCCCCGGCCGTCGCCCGAAGGAGAACCTGCAATTCCTGGCCTTCTTCATCACCACCATCAAGGCCGTGCACCGCCACGCCGACTTGCTGCGCGCCAGCATTGCCTCGGCCAGCAACGACCACCGCCTGGGTGCCAACGAGGCCCCGCCGGCCATCATGTCGGTATTTGTGGGCTCGATGCTGGACTCGGTGCTCGATGAGCTGGAGCGCACGGCCAAGCTGCCGCTCGACAAAGGCGACAACATTTACCTCAAGCTGGGCATCGATAAGATTCCGGCCATTTTGCTCGACAACACCGACCGCAACCGCACTTCGCCCTTTGCCTTCACCGGCAACAAATTCGAGTTGCGCGCCGTGGGCTCGTCGGCCAACTGCTCCTCGGCCATGACGGTGCTCAACACCATCGTTGCCGACCAGCTCATCGACTTCAAAGAGTCGGTGGACGCGCTGATTGACCAGGGCAAGAAAAAAGAAGTAGCCATCGTGGAGGTGCTGCGCGAGTACGTCATCTCGTCCAAAAACATTCGTTTTGAGGGCAATGGCTATTCCGACGAGTGGAAGGAGGAGGCTGCGCGCCGCGGCTTGAACAACATTGCCACGACGCCGCAGGCCCTCGACGCCTTCATTCGTGAAGACGCTGAGGAACTTTTTGCCCGCCATGGTATATTTTCGCAAGTTGAATTGCATGCCCGCCACGAGATTTTGCTCGAGGAGTACATGAAGAAAATTCAGATTGAAAGCCGCGTGTTGGGCGATTTGGCCATTAACCATATCATCCCGACCGCGTTACAGTACCAAACCAAACTCATCAACAACGTGCGCGGCCTGCGCGAACTCGGCCTCGACGATGAGCACAGCCAGGTGACCGTGGAGATGATTAAAGCCATCTCGCGCCACGTAGCCACTATTAAAACCACGGCCGACGCCATGACGGAGGCCCGTAAACAAGCCAATAAAATAGGAGACGCCCGCGAGTTAGCCGTGGCGTACTGCGAAGAAGTAAAACCGAAATTCGACCCCATTCGCCGCGCCGTAGACAAGCTCGAGCAGATGGTGGCCGACGAGGACTGGCCCCTGGTGAAGTATCGCGAACTGTTGTTCAGCCGGTAA
- a CDS encoding PAS domain-containing protein gives MSTSPATDSTSASAAQGLVGPEQFTFLADMIPQLVWITDNTGFHTYFNQRWIDFTGYDLADSVGPDMWNNLLHPDDRARARDVWGHSLATGDPYSIEYRFKAKDGTYRWFLGQALPRRDADGSVIAWFGTCTDIQEQRQMREQLEAAYSDLEAKVIFRTLDLEREVQALKQQGKS, from the coding sequence GTGAGTACTTCGCCTGCTACCGATTCCACTTCTGCTTCCGCTGCCCAAGGGCTGGTGGGGCCCGAACAGTTCACGTTTCTGGCCGACATGATTCCGCAGCTGGTTTGGATTACCGACAACACCGGCTTTCATACCTATTTCAACCAGCGCTGGATTGATTTTACGGGCTACGACCTGGCCGACAGCGTGGGGCCCGACATGTGGAACAACCTGCTGCATCCCGACGACCGCGCCCGTGCCCGCGACGTGTGGGGCCACTCGCTGGCCACCGGCGACCCCTACAGCATCGAATACCGTTTTAAGGCCAAGGACGGCACTTACCGCTGGTTTCTGGGGCAGGCCCTGCCCCGCCGCGACGCCGACGGCAGCGTCATTGCCTGGTTCGGCACCTGCACCGACATTCAGGAGCAGCGCCAGATGCGCGAGCAGCTCGAGGCCGCTTATTCCGACCTCGAAGCCAAGGTAATATTCCGCACCCTGGACCTGGAGCGCGAAGTGCAGGCCCTGAAGCAGCAAGGCAAAAGCTGA
- a CDS encoding NAD(P)H-quinone oxidoreductase yields the protein MNAIVIKQPGGPEVLALQPQPAPQPAAHEVLVRVHAAGVNRPDVLMRQGKYAGSGDVSGLIPGLEIAGIVEACGTEVSRWQPGDAVCALLPAGGYAELAAVDARHCLPVPAGLSMAEAAALPETVFTVWHNVFQRGQLQPGETLLVHGGSSGIGTTAIQLARALGSHVAVTAGDEAKCSACRELGADWAINYKADDFEQVLNDEGVDVILDMIGGDYIAKNLRLLKDDGRLVFINAMQGGRGEFSALEVMRRRLTITGSTLRPRSADFKAALAAAVEQHVWPLIAAGKFRPLIHQLFPLAKAAEAHKLMESSAHIGKIVLEVGH from the coding sequence ATGAATGCAATTGTGATTAAACAGCCCGGAGGTCCCGAAGTGCTGGCCTTGCAGCCCCAGCCCGCGCCGCAGCCCGCCGCGCACGAAGTGCTGGTGCGGGTGCACGCCGCCGGCGTAAACCGGCCCGATGTGCTCATGCGCCAGGGCAAGTACGCCGGCAGCGGCGACGTGAGCGGCCTAATCCCCGGCCTGGAGATTGCCGGCATCGTCGAAGCCTGCGGGACTGAGGTGAGCCGGTGGCAGCCCGGCGATGCGGTGTGTGCGTTGCTGCCCGCCGGGGGCTACGCCGAGCTTGCCGCCGTAGACGCCCGCCACTGCCTGCCCGTGCCCGCCGGCCTGAGCATGGCCGAAGCCGCCGCCCTGCCCGAAACCGTGTTCACGGTGTGGCACAACGTGTTTCAGCGGGGCCAGCTGCAGCCCGGCGAAACGCTGCTGGTGCACGGCGGCAGCAGCGGCATTGGCACCACGGCCATTCAGCTGGCCCGGGCACTGGGCAGCCACGTGGCCGTCACGGCCGGCGACGAAGCCAAGTGCAGCGCCTGCCGCGAGCTGGGTGCCGACTGGGCTATTAACTATAAAGCCGATGATTTTGAGCAGGTGCTCAACGACGAGGGCGTGGACGTGATTCTCGACATGATAGGCGGCGACTATATCGCCAAAAACCTGCGTCTGCTGAAGGACGACGGCCGCCTGGTGTTCATCAACGCCATGCAGGGCGGCAGGGGCGAGTTCAGCGCGCTGGAGGTGATGCGCCGCCGGCTGACCATCACGGGCAGCACCCTGCGGCCTCGTTCGGCCGATTTCAAAGCCGCGCTGGCCGCCGCCGTGGAGCAGCACGTGTGGCCCCTGATTGCGGCCGGTAAGTTCCGCCCCCTCATTCACCAACTGTTTCCGCTGGCCAAAGCGGCCGAAGCCCACAAGCTGATGGAAAGCAGCGCCCACATCGGCAAGATTGTGCTGGAAGTCGGCCATTGA
- a CDS encoding thioredoxin family protein encodes MKKLLPFLTLCFALLASSFVSRPVADGYQVGDKAADFRLKNIDGKMVSLADNKAAKGYIVVFTCNTCPFAKAYESRIIDLNTTYAPKGYPVVAINPNDPAVAPGDSYADMQKKKYAFPYLVDESQQVAKTYGATRTPHLYVLTRKGNEFVVSYIGAIDDNSEDPKLVKTKYVENAMAEILAGKPATTNSTKAIGCTIKWRRA; translated from the coding sequence ATGAAAAAGCTCCTGCCTTTTCTCACCCTCTGCTTCGCCCTGCTGGCAAGCAGCTTTGTGAGCCGCCCCGTGGCCGACGGCTACCAGGTAGGCGACAAAGCCGCCGACTTCAGGCTGAAAAACATCGACGGCAAAATGGTGTCCCTAGCCGACAACAAGGCCGCCAAAGGCTACATCGTGGTGTTTACCTGCAACACCTGCCCTTTCGCCAAAGCCTACGAAAGCCGCATCATCGACCTGAATACCACATACGCACCCAAAGGCTACCCGGTGGTGGCCATCAACCCCAACGACCCGGCCGTGGCCCCCGGCGACTCCTACGCCGACATGCAGAAAAAGAAATACGCCTTTCCTTACCTCGTCGATGAGTCGCAGCAGGTGGCCAAGACCTATGGTGCCACGCGCACGCCGCACCTCTACGTGCTCACCCGCAAGGGCAATGAGTTTGTAGTGTCCTACATCGGCGCCATCGACGACAACTCCGAAGACCCCAAGCTGGTGAAAACGAAATACGTGGAAAACGCCATGGCCGAAATCCTGGCCGGCAAGCCCGCCACCACCAATTCCACCAAAGCCATTGGCTGCACCATCAAGTGGCGCCGGGCTTAA
- a CDS encoding TlpA disulfide reductase family protein: MKTLFLAAALFVAAPGFAQQVAVIKFPELQKRLARPTDTTYVVNFWATWCAPCVKELPNFELLRAANAGKKVKVLLVSMDYASQLDKKVKPFVQQRRLKSEVVLLNESDPNTFIDKVDAKWSGALPFTLIFNNKSKQRLTFERELSQAELTAAVQKVQK; encoded by the coding sequence TTGAAAACCCTGTTTCTCGCGGCTGCTCTTTTCGTCGCGGCGCCCGGCTTTGCCCAGCAAGTGGCCGTCATCAAGTTTCCGGAGCTGCAAAAGCGGCTGGCCCGGCCCACCGACACGACTTACGTGGTCAATTTCTGGGCCACCTGGTGCGCGCCCTGCGTGAAGGAGTTGCCCAATTTTGAGCTGCTTCGCGCCGCCAACGCCGGCAAAAAAGTGAAGGTGTTGCTGGTAAGCATGGACTACGCCTCGCAGCTCGACAAGAAAGTGAAGCCGTTTGTGCAGCAACGCAGGCTCAAGTCGGAAGTGGTGCTACTGAATGAGTCGGACCCCAATACGTTCATCGATAAGGTGGACGCCAAATGGTCGGGCGCACTGCCCTTCACGCTCATTTTCAACAACAAAAGCAAGCAGCGGCTTACATTTGAGCGCGAGCTTTCGCAGGCCGAGCTCACCGCCGCCGTGCAGAAAGTCCAGAAATAG
- the ispG gene encoding (E)-4-hydroxy-3-methylbut-2-enyl-diphosphate synthase: MNKTYCPSLTEYKRRVSRVVNIGGLPMGGDFPIRVQSMTTVDTMDTMGSVEQTLRMVAAGCEYVRITAPSMKEAQNLLEIKKELRKRGCNVPLIADIHFTPNAAELAARIVEKVRVNPGNYADKKKFEEIEYTDATYAAEVERIRERFRPLVKICKEHGTAMRIGTNHGSLSDRILSRYGDTPLGMVESALEFLRLCEEENYYDVVLSMKASNTQVMVQAYRLLVQKLDEEGLQPYPLHLGVTEAGEAEDGRIKSAVGIGTLLEDGLGDTVRVSLTEAPEAEAPVARMLIDRYTGRAATARPIAPLGGEVPINPFQYFRRHTHEVANFGGQNVPRVITSIARLPHVEYADLRAVGHLYSPFLDKFQMADHGADYVFSGERPVPFMLPNGLKEIVTYSAWRDAGSRPHHFPVLTAAGYMEEVPRHPQLNFLLLSLDALDAALLRQLRQDTTVVLVLHTTNTHAMPELRRAFFELMKHDITCPVVIARSFADQPLEQTQLDAATDVGGLLIDGLGDGVVLGVELLSNRSHEEWLDTVSGLNQLSFGILQAARTRMSKTEYISCPSCGRTLFDLQETTAMIRKRTDHLKGIKIGIMGCIVNGPGEMADADYGYVGVGKGKISLYRGQEVIKKSVPEEAAVDELIELMREDGRWIEKEVVEEPVGA; encoded by the coding sequence ATGAATAAAACGTATTGCCCCAGCCTGACCGAGTACAAGCGCCGCGTGTCCCGCGTAGTCAACATCGGCGGCCTGCCCATGGGCGGCGACTTTCCCATTCGGGTGCAAAGCATGACCACCGTCGACACCATGGACACGATGGGTTCGGTGGAGCAGACGCTGCGCATGGTGGCCGCCGGCTGCGAGTACGTGCGCATCACGGCGCCCAGCATGAAGGAGGCCCAAAACCTGCTGGAAATCAAAAAGGAGTTGCGCAAGCGCGGCTGCAACGTGCCGCTCATCGCCGACATTCACTTCACGCCCAACGCGGCCGAGCTGGCCGCCCGCATCGTGGAGAAAGTGCGCGTGAACCCCGGCAATTACGCCGACAAAAAGAAATTTGAGGAAATTGAATACACCGACGCCACCTACGCGGCCGAAGTGGAGCGCATCCGCGAGCGGTTCCGGCCGCTGGTGAAAATCTGCAAGGAGCACGGCACGGCCATGCGCATTGGCACCAACCACGGCTCGCTGAGTGACCGGATTCTGAGCCGCTACGGCGACACGCCGCTCGGCATGGTGGAGTCGGCGCTGGAGTTCCTGCGCCTGTGTGAGGAAGAAAACTACTACGACGTGGTGCTGAGCATGAAGGCCAGCAACACGCAGGTGATGGTGCAGGCCTACCGCCTGCTGGTGCAAAAGCTGGACGAGGAAGGCCTGCAGCCCTACCCGCTGCACCTGGGCGTGACCGAGGCCGGCGAGGCCGAAGACGGCCGCATCAAGAGCGCCGTGGGCATCGGCACGCTGCTCGAAGACGGGCTGGGCGATACAGTGCGCGTGTCGCTGACCGAAGCGCCCGAGGCCGAAGCCCCGGTGGCCCGCATGCTCATTGACCGCTACACGGGGCGTGCCGCCACGGCCCGGCCCATCGCGCCGCTGGGAGGGGAGGTGCCGATAAACCCGTTCCAGTATTTCCGCCGGCACACGCACGAAGTGGCCAATTTCGGGGGGCAGAACGTGCCGCGCGTCATCACGAGCATAGCCCGGCTGCCCCACGTGGAATACGCGGACTTGCGCGCCGTGGGGCATCTGTACTCGCCGTTTCTGGACAAGTTTCAGATGGCCGACCACGGGGCCGACTACGTGTTCAGCGGCGAGCGGCCGGTGCCGTTTATGCTGCCCAACGGCCTGAAGGAAATCGTGACCTACTCGGCCTGGCGCGACGCCGGCAGCCGTCCGCATCACTTTCCGGTGCTAACCGCCGCCGGCTACATGGAAGAGGTGCCGCGCCACCCGCAGCTCAACTTTTTGCTCCTCAGCCTGGATGCGCTGGATGCGGCCCTTCTGCGACAGCTCCGGCAGGATACAACCGTGGTGCTAGTGTTGCACACCACCAACACGCACGCCATGCCAGAGCTGCGCCGGGCATTTTTTGAACTGATGAAGCACGACATCACCTGCCCGGTGGTCATTGCCCGCTCCTTTGCCGACCAGCCCCTGGAGCAAACCCAGCTCGATGCGGCCACCGATGTGGGCGGCCTGCTCATTGACGGCCTCGGCGACGGCGTGGTGCTGGGCGTGGAGCTGCTCAGCAACCGCTCGCACGAGGAATGGCTCGACACGGTGAGCGGCCTCAACCAGCTTTCGTTCGGCATCCTGCAGGCGGCCCGCACGCGCATGAGCAAAACCGAGTACATCAGCTGCCCCAGCTGCGGCCGCACCCTGTTCGACCTGCAGGAAACCACGGCTATGATTCGCAAGCGCACCGACCACCTCAAGGGCATCAAAATCGGCATCATGGGCTGCATCGTGAACGGCCCCGGCGAAATGGCCGACGCCGACTACGGCTACGTGGGCGTGGGCAAGGGCAAAATTTCCCTTTACCGCGGGCAGGAGGTCATCAAGAAATCGGTGCCCGAAGAAGCGGCCGTGGATGAGCTCATCGAGCTTATGCGCGAGGACGGTCGCTGGATTGAGAAGGAAGTGGTAGAGGAGCCGGTGGGGGCGTGA
- a CDS encoding nuclear transport factor 2 family protein — protein sequence MSKRATSLLLAALFSAPAFVAQAQKAPSETAAVQQTVTAFFDGMRRGDSTMVRRTLAPGAVFHGIGGKPGQPPTLETENINGFLKAVGTPHPAIWDERVQFERVLIDANLASVWAPYEFYLGSKFSHCGYDSFQLVKLTDGWKIAHIIDTRRKEKCK from the coding sequence ATGTCTAAACGCGCTACTTCCCTCCTGCTCGCCGCCCTATTTTCCGCGCCGGCCTTCGTCGCCCAGGCCCAAAAAGCGCCGTCCGAAACCGCGGCCGTGCAGCAAACCGTCACCGCCTTTTTCGACGGCATGCGGCGCGGCGACAGCACCATGGTGCGCCGTACGCTGGCGCCCGGCGCCGTCTTCCACGGCATCGGCGGCAAGCCCGGCCAGCCGCCCACGCTGGAAACCGAAAATATCAACGGCTTTCTGAAAGCGGTGGGCACGCCCCACCCCGCCATTTGGGACGAGCGGGTGCAGTTCGAGCGGGTATTGATTGATGCCAACCTGGCCAGCGTGTGGGCGCCGTATGAATTTTACCTCGGCAGCAAATTCAGCCACTGCGGCTACGACTCGTTCCAGCTGGTGAAGCTGACCGACGGCTGGAAAATTGCGCACATCATCGACACGCGGCGCAAGGAAAAGTGTAAATAG